From a region of the Hemibagrus wyckioides isolate EC202008001 linkage group LG06, SWU_Hwy_1.0, whole genome shotgun sequence genome:
- the spegb gene encoding striated muscle preferentially expressed protein kinase isoform X2 translates to MKKIWSKKRFQKTGHSNRTFGRFTHGVFGFIDNSEVFRSCRKQSYDSETTEDEAAEPQMETKDGGRGDPDETSQRVPAGERMMDVASGASGHGENTVVEREMQSLGSRAAGPQAARSQSEEVLRESPPQVLPPPSPKIIRSSTSPMLGRSGSGPPTPLTPRKKAVVPSEYQDTVPGEFEEKIKQPKSSAMSQSSAQDSRPQTPVSDYSRKDLTPRPSPKLIRPSSKIFERVRVFEERRRSIDNPEGSISGRSWAGFNRAPSIDSDDGGSRLGISRESSKEDLHEALKADAEQRRSMFRQRAASLEDRPRYSQKVQDIEHKFTEELQRIKKLVGKPHMKKSFSTEQLSTFHRGRQPIRKLEPIPPQVLQKLQDRERAQQEQEKRIKEQPKDKSPQGQTRQVQQQEPLLQDQVGRERSPMTTKTINQRAEESSPPEGTSPSELPGQRSPRLMRGPSPVAENPPRSPVVEITSVTDEHPHSPRRTRAESPSRNVLEMTLRKVEPRPASPLVKRVGQLQEVTPVHIEDDTVNRKTPIEITLRKLDRRPESPLVQSEISAVQECPVQAPPLKPTRLTLTSSKEEKMEIDVTPLAPALKVTIPQIIVEEEPMETETPVPAHSDKTSNNATSKEEKPQKVRGRGRKQRPMSPELESSDDSYVSAEEDPLEAPIFEFPLQDTIASSGAEVLLKCIIAGNPLPEVTWMQNNVEIKNSPTHVVKVEGERHSLLIKWTKPSDAGTYTVTATNEVGKASCSASLFIKPEPSQDVRGNLGVPMDISSPITSDEEYLSPLEEAMDFVGSSYRGPEPRKTTDTRFKEPPAFQVTVGDQTVIEGQEVIMSVRITGQPKPMLYWLRDRVTIKTGPRHIVRETEDGNCEMIIKSAVKSDAGVYTCKIINEYGTKQCEGKLEVKAAPVEPGLAIIRPLRDVMVKAGESVMFECHVIGPQDMDVDWLSDGKLIQPALLNCKMHFDGKRCRLLLNSVHEDDSGTYTCKLSTAKEELTSCAQMKVIASVEPLFTRKLDVLEVIEGRNARFDCKVSGTPPPVVTWTHFDNPLVESEDIRILKEGGRHSLVISHVSSDDEGFYTVVAKNKHGEAECSAELYVQEPRPAMSSQMAKLEKMPSIPEEPEVPESEVERFTMPDFVKPLYDLDVVEGKEAILKCKVAGFPYPTISWFHNGKKIESTEDRKMTQFRDIHSLVIRSVCHAHGGVYKSVISNKVGKATCYAHLYVTDVLPDPPDGAPVIESITGKTVTLSWKKPKRLDPSIDPSTLMYAVQQQALGSIQWTIIASSLKQTSYTVTSLSKGIRYAFRILSITSKAFSKPSLATDPVQLIDRGPYLKEAPVITDKPDMVYVVENQSVSITVTLNHVNAAVTWKMRGATLSNRAGLFEMSMPDDDQHTLKLCKVKSSDVGPLSFTASNPHGADSCLLTLEMAVAPTFESIMEDLDVSVGETPRFAVVVEGKPIPDILWYKNDILLSEGSHYTFVYDDNECSLVVLNTQPQDSGVYTCTAKNIAGSVSCKAELTVHATKQMKDDPMEDEESILRRMRRLTDYYDVHKEIGRGAFSYVKRVTHKAGKREYAAKFISARAKRKASALREMNILSHLDHERIIYFHDAFEKKNAVIIITEICHEELLDRLTKKSTVTEAEIRSSLRQVLEGINYLHQNDILHLDIKPDNILMADHSSDQIRICDFGNAVKFTPGDPQYCKYGTPEFIAPEIVNQTPVSKATDIWPVGVLTYLCLTGVSPFAGENDRTSVLNIRNYNVAFEESMFADLCHEAKGFVIKLLVADRLRPDANECLRHPWFKMLNKGKNISTESLKKFLLRRKWQRSLISYKSKMVMRSIPALLDDSSSHISIAVPRHLKEGSPPPSSSSDSDEDIDELPFIPMPLNMEFSGSRMSLNEIIGDDEIIKSNSNLERAGPIAQKPEPMECEQLHEGGDADMRGRARKRTPADDEKGSSDEEPGELSKRADQPKRPLRRGSSMESDKPDGARRRGELRRGSSADSALQLHIKPEEGAEESPTEGRRILKKSVSMELPRRSPSPGAGKLSQEDYALKLELMRQRLLRGGSVDNKMSGLRGPLLETLGMGDDKCFIRGPRLGNPPLVRAASSDTPRDDIPKTKVLRKSASFSQGDDEPMPLHRRIGAPLEIPLAQVEERRLQEAVSMSVLAEPAKTDSRPTTPKPLTPEPKKQDKEPSPVREIKHEEIPIKQKDIATIVKGDDQKSNDDAVQKKDSSMLNETVQEPKKVPQSRSTPVMVPRVFVEKIEEEDEGEEKELVESVIEREPSFPKMENEEIDEEVELVKSSEIITPTSTTEVAPVVPPQCAVSTYVTPSPPVLTVLPDGRTSAYASIMQAIIVPSLQPPSQPATIPASTNISTTPSTAGLVPTTMSRHISEPVLVSTTPSSKSDTQQTTEHPAVFSRVASVEQPAKEPSPPKTPTLASPNREPSPGGQIQDLASEEVFEARFKKRESSLTRGLKLLSWQKTEEKPTIAAPEITEEMYRPGPVGAPLEFVHRKLEEKSKSVQDLREAEKDPGFMRRLSMRLKRSPSIERNEEKPKDEDVPRRRLSWALGRRGSQDKKEVEMMRMDGGPEAPPEPETKKPNESPVLAMRRKISNTVAGISMKIRSHSEERKDEKEKTETKKTPLLSILRRSTSEGGSLKRMGIPQNQLASQSGNGASSESLDSMSSIQSETAIKSAETERRSRWDRWGLSRGRRDKTISQPDLPTAIARENGSLRSRQYSRAASDFPPVFHIKLRDHVLLEGDPVTLSCLPAGSPHPRITWMKDKKQLEIDPRMNVISCPDGRQLLMIMKTTKKDAGLYECVATNALGSISSSCKLSLARLPNPPGTPEVPQKYQNTALVVWRPSDTVAPCTYCLERRTEGESNWLIVATGVADCYFNVTDLPSGATYRFRVACVNKAGQGPYSNLSEKVTLDAAALPKSTGTVIVKTLPSTAGPAVVTSTMTVPPIKLSGSKPVPSSSTTPAPAAPPAKPAAPPAKPAPPSAKPAAPPAKPAPPSAKPAAPSAKPAPTTPSPATTSMSASMNRNAPIVSQVQPSVPSTSVPSTSVPSTPAPSTPTLAKAKTTLNITMSKPATTTSAPVLPSTSKPSPPVVLPKPQTPVNVVPPMAKTPSVSPPPLVSPPPSLGKPISSVPMYVPATTTAPVTPVTPNTPSPALSPPVVLVTSLTPVGEGSATPSRVTPSGRVTPSGRVTPTGRKTPLGKPGESALRQGVPQKPYTFMDEKARGRFGVIRECRENATGNLFMAKIVPYEPENKQSVLQEYEILKALHHDKIMTLHEAYVTPRYLVLISECCTGKELLHSLIDRFRYSEDDVVSYTVQILQGLDYLHSRRILHLDIKPDNIIVTYMNTVKIIDFGSAQTFNPLFLKQFHPPIGTLEYMSPEMLKGDIVGPPADIWSVGVLTYIMLSGRLPFMENNQAETEAKIQAAKFDLSKLYQNVSQSASLFLKKILCSYPWARPSIKDCFNNSWLQDAYLMRLRRQTLTFTTTRLKEFVSQQQHIRAHVATKHKVLLRSYSAQTPTTPTTPTMPTTPTTITSTPSTPVTQ, encoded by the exons GAGCCAATCTGAGGAAGTTTTGAGGGAATCTCCCCCACAAGTTCTCCCTCCCCCTTCCCCTAAAATAATCCGTTCATCCACCTCTCCCATGCTCGGCCGATCTGGCTCTGGTCCCCCCACCCCCCTGACCCCACGCAAGAAAGCTGTTGTGCCGAGTGAATACCAAGACACAGTACCAGGAGAGTTCGAGGAGAAGATTAAACAACCAAAGTCTTCAGCCATGTCCCAGAGTAGTGCGCAGGACTCTCGTCCCCAGACCCCCGTCAGTGACTACTCCCGGAAGGACTTGACCCCCCGTCCCTCTCCTAAACTGATACGGCCAAGTTCCAAGATCTTCGAAAGGGTGAGAGTTTTTGAAGAGCGCAGAAGAAGCATTGACAATCCTGAGGGGTCAATCTCTGGACGCTCTTGGGCTGGCTTTAACAGAGCTCCTTCCATTGACTCTGATGACGGAGGGAGTCGTCTAGGAATCTCAAGAGAAAGTTCCAAGGAGGACCTCCATGAAGCTTTGAAGGCAGATGCAGAGCAGAGAAGATCTATGTTCAGGCAGAGAGCTGCTTCACTAGAGGACAGACCTCGCTACTCCCAGAAAGTGCAAGATATTGAGCACAAGTTCACAGAGGAACTCCAGCGAATCAAAAAGCTTGTGGGGAAACCACATATGAAGAAGTCCTTCTCTACTGAACAGCTATCAACTTTTCACAGGGGCAGGCAGCCCATCAGAAAACTGGAGCCCATCCCGCCTCAGGTGCTTCAAAAGCTACAGGACCGGGAGCGTGCTCAGCAAGAGCAAGAGAAGAGAATAAAGGAACAACCCAAAGACAAATCACCACAGGGGCAAACACGACAGGTTCAGCAACAGGAACCATTGTTACAGGATCAGGTTGGACGAGAGAGGTCACCCATGACAACTAAAACAATTAACCAAAGGGCAGAGGAGTCGTCACCTCCAGAAGGTACATCACCATCTGAGTTACCTGGACAAAGGTCTCCAAGACTAATGCGTGGACCTAGTCCAGTTGCTGAAAACCCTCCAAGATCTCCAGTTGTGGAAATCACCTCTGTGACTGATGAGCACCCACACTCCCCTCGAAGAACAAGAGCAGAGTCACCATCCAGAAATGTCCTAGAGATGACATTACGCAAGGTAGAACCTAGACCTGCAAGCCCACTCGTAAAGAGAGTAGGTCAACTCCAAGAAGTCACCCCAGTCCACATAGAGGATGATACTGTCAATAGAAAAACACCTATAGAGATCACTCTGAGAAAGCTGGACAGAAGACCAGAAAGTCCTCTTGTGCAGAGTGAAATCAGTGCAGTACAAGAGTGTCCTGTCCAGGCACCACCTCTTAAACCTACAAGGCTTACACTCACCTCCTCTAAAGAAGAGAAGATGGAGATAGATGTGACTCCTCTAGCACCAGCCCTAAAGGTCACTATCCCACAAATTATTGTTGAAGAGGAGCCAATGGAAACAGAAACTCCTGTACCTGCACACAGTgataaaacaagcaacaatgCCACTTCTAAAGAGGAAAAACCTCAAAAAGTGAGAGGAAGGGGACGTAAACAAAGACCAATGTCTCCTGAATTAg AATCTTCTGATGACTCCTATGTGTCAGCAGAAGAAGACCCTCTAGAGGCCCCAATATTTGAGTTTCCTCTTCAGGACACAATAGCATCCTCTGGTGCTGAGGTTTTGCTGAAGTGCATTATTGCTGGCAATCCTCTTCCTGAAG TGACATGGATGCAGAACAACGTGGAAATTAAGAACAGTCCCACACACGTGGTGAAAGTGGAGGGAGAGAGGCACAGTCTTCTCATCAAATGGACAAAACCAAGTGATGCTGGCACATACACTGTAACAGCCACAAATGAAGTGGGCAAGGCTTCCTGCAGCGCCTCCCTCTTTATCAAACCAG AGCCTAGCCAAGACGTGAGAGGCAACCTTGGTGTTCCCATGGACATCAGTAGCCCCATCACGTCTGATGAGGAGTACCTCAGCCCTTTGGAGGAGGCTATGGATTTTGTCGGATCATCCTACCGTGGTCCTGAACCCCGGAAGACCACAGACACTCGGTTTAAAGAGCCCCCTGCCTTTCAG GTTACTGTAGGAGATCAGACAGTCATAGAAGGACAGGAAGTGATCATGTCTGTCCGAATAACTGGCCAGCCCAAACCAATGCTCTACTG GCTGAGGGACCGAGTAACCATAAAAACAGGTCCTCGACACATCGTCCGTGAGACAGAAGATGGCAACTGTGAGATGATAATAAAATCAGCTGTGAAGTCTGACGCTGGTGTGTACACCTGTAAAATCATCAACGAGTATGGCACCAAACAGTGTGAAGGCAAATTAGAGGTGAAAG CCGCTCCAGTAGAACCTGGCCTCGCTATAATTCGGCCTCTCAGGGATGTCATGGTGAAGGCAGGAGAATCTGTGATGTTTGAATGCCATGtgatcggaccacaggacatggacGTAGACTGGCTATCAGATGGGAAGCTCATCCAGCCAGCGCTTCTGAACTGTAAGATGCACTTCGACGGGAAGAGGTGCAGATTGCTGCTCAACTCAGTGCATGAGGATGACAGTGGCACATACACCTGTAAACTGAGCACAGCCAAAG AGGAACTGACCTCATGTGCTCAGATGAAGGTCATTGCTTCTGTCGAGCCACTGTTTACCCGAAAGCTGGATGTGTTGGAGGTGATCGAGGGTCGAAATGCACGGTTTGACTGCAAAGTCAGTGGAACGCCACCACCTGTGGTCACCTGGACTCACTTCG ACAATCCATTGGTGGAGAGTGAGGATATCCGCATTCTGAAGGAAGGAGGCCGGCACTCGCTGGTTATCTCCCATGTGAGCAGTGATGATGAGGGGTTCTACACAGTGGTGGCCAAGAACAAACATGGGGAAGCTGAGTGCTCAGCAGAGCTCTATGTACAGGAACCCCGGCCAGCTATGTCATCTCAGAT GGCTAAGCTAGAGAAGATGCCATCCATTCCTGAGGAGCCAGAGGTTCCTGAGAGCGAGGTAGAGCGCTTTACTATGCCTGACTTTGTTAAGCCACTGTACGACCTGGATGTTGTCGAGGGAAAAGAGGCCATCTTGAAATGCAAAGTGGCCGGTTTTCCATATCCCACCATTTCTTGGTTCCACAATGGCAAGAAGATTGAAAGCACAGAGGACAGGAAGATGACGCAGT TCAGAGATATCCACAGTCTTGTCATTCGCTCAGTCTGCCATGCCCACGGTGGTGTCTACAAGAGCGTTATTTCCAACAAGGTGGGCAAGGCCACATGCTATGCCCATCTGTATGTAACAG acgTTCTTCCCGATCCTCCAGATGGAGCACCGGTAATTGAGTCCATTACTGGCAAGACTGTCACTCTTAGCTGGAAGAAACCCAAACGACTGGACCCATCAATTG ATCCCAGCACTTTGATGTACGCTGTCCAGCAGCAGGCCTTGGGCTCTATACAATGGACTATAATTGCGTCCAGCCTAAAGCAGACCTCCTACACTGTCACCTCTCTATCCAAGGGTATCCGCTATGCCTTTAGGATCCTATCAATCACCAGCAAAGCTTTTAGCAAACCATCTCTGGCCACAGACCCAGTACAGCTCATAGACAGGG GTCCATATCTTAAGGAGGCCCCAGTTATTACTGACAAGCCAGACATGGTGTATGTGGTGGAGAATCAGTCGGTCAGCATTACGGTCACTCTTAACCACGTCAATGCAGCTGTCACCTGGAAGAT GAGAGGCGCGACCTTGTCAAACAGAGCTGGGTTGTTTGAAATGAGCATGCCTGATGATGACCAACACACGCTAAAGCTCTGTAAGGTGAAGAGCAGTGATGTGGGACCACTAAGCTTCACTGCTAGCAATCCACATGGAGCTGATTCCTGCCTCCTCACCCTGGAGATGGCAG TTGCCCCAACTTTTGAGTCTATTATGGAGGATCTGGATGTAAGTGTTGGGGAGACACCTCGCTTTGCTGTGGTAGTGGAAGGGAAACCCATTCCAGACATCCTCTGGTACAAG aacGACATCCTTCTATCAGAGGGTAGCCATTATACCTTTGTGTATGATGATAACGAGTGCTCTCTGGTCGTGCTCAACACTCAGCCACAAGATTCTGGAGTCTACACCTGCACTGCCAAAAACATCGCTGGCTCCGTTTCCTGCAAGGCTGAGCTCACTGTCCATGCTA CTAAACAGATGAAGGATGACCCGATGGAGGATGAGGAGTCTATCCTGAGGAGGATGAGACGACTCACTGATTACTATGACGTTCACAAAGAGATCGGGAG AGGAGCCTTCTCGTATGTGAAGCGAGTTACACACAAGGCGGGAAAAAGGGAGTATGCTGCCAAGTTCATCTCAGCTCGAGCCAAGAGAAAAGCCTCAGCCCTGAGGGAGATGAACATCTTGTCTCACCTTGACCACGAAAGGATCATCTACTTTCATGATGCCTTTGAGAAGAAGAAcgctgtcatcatcattactgagAT ATGCCATGAGGAGCTTTTGGATAGGCTAACAAAGAAATCAACAGTGACTGAGGCAGAG ATTCGCTCCAGCCTGAGACAGGTCTTAGAGGGAATTAACTATCTTCATCAAAATGACATTTTGCATTTGGACATTAAG CCGGACAACATCCTCATGGCTGACCACTCCAGCGATCAGATCCGGATTTGTGATTTTGGAAACGCAGTGAAGTTTACACCCGGTGATCCACAGTATTGCAAATATGGTACTCCAGAATTCATTGCCCCTGAGATTGTTAACCAGACACCAGTCTCCAAGGCAACTGACATCTG GCCAGTAGGCGTCTTGACATATCTGTG TCTAACTGGTGTATCTCCATTTGCGGGAGAAAATGACCGAACCTCCGTGCTGAACATCAGGAATTACAACGTGGCTTTTGAGGAGAGCATGTTTGCAGATCTCTGCCATGAAGCAAAAGGATTTGTCATCAAATTACTAGTGGCTGACAGACT GCGGCCAGATGCCAACGAGTGTCTGCGTCATCCATGGTTCAAG ATGCTGAATAAAGGAAAGAACATCAGCACAGAGTCCCTCAAAAAATTCTTGTTAAGAAGAAAATGGCAG AGATCTCTTATTAGCTACAAGTCCAAAATGGTCATGAGGTCAATACCTGCATTGCTGGACGATTCTTCAAGTCATATTTCCATTGCTGTCCCACGGCATTTAAAAGAAGGTTCGCCACCTCCTTCCTCTTCATCAGACTCTGATGAAGACATTGATGAGCTGCCTTTTATACCCATGCCACTGAATATGGAGTTCTCAGGCTCCAGAATGTCACTGAATGAGATTATTGGGGATGATGAAATAATCAAGAGTAATAGCAACCTTGAAAGGGCAGGGCCAATAGCTCAAAAGCCTGAGCCCATGGAGTGTGAGCAATTACATGAAGGTGGTGATGCTGACATGCGAGGTCGCGCAAGGAAAAGGACACCCGCTGATGATGAAAAAGGGTCCTCTGATGAAGAACCAGGGGAACTGTCCAAGAGGGCAGATCAGCCAAAAAGGCCCCTCCGCAGAGGGTCAAGTATGGAGTCTGACAAGCCTGATGGAGCACGTCGTAGAGGTGAACTGCGTAGAGGAAGCTCAGCGGATAGTGCCCTACAACTCCATATCAAGCCAGAGGAGGGAGCTGAGGAGAGTCCTACAGAAGGTAGAAGAATCCTTAAAAAGTCTGTGTCTATGGAACTGCCACGAAGGAGTCCAAGCCCAGGAGCAGGCAAGCTGAGCCAAGAGGATTATGCCTTGAAACTGGAGCTGATGAGACAAAGGCTTCTCCGAGGAGGCTCTGTGGACAACAAGATGAGTGGCCTTCGAGGCCCCCTGCTGGAGACCTTGGGCATGGGTGATGATAAGTGTTTTATACGAGGACCTCGTCTGGGTAACCCTCCTTTAGTTCGGGCAGCATCCAGTGACACTCCTCGAGATGACATTCCAAAGACCAAAGTGCTCCGCAAGAGTGCTTCCTTCAGCCAGGGTGACGATGAGCCTATGCCCCTACACAGAAGGATTGGGGCACCCCTAGAGATTCCTTTAGCCCAGGTTGAGGAACGTCGCCTGCAGGAAgctgtgtccatgtctgttcttGCAGAGCCAGCCAAGACAGATTCTCGCCCCACTACCCCAAAGCCACTTACTCCTGAACCAAAGAAGCAGGACAAAGAACCATCACCTGTCAGGGAGATTAAGCATGAGGAAATTCCTATTAAGCAAAAAGACATTGCTACTATAGTGAAAGGTGATGATCAGAAGTCAAATGATGATGCAGTTCAAAAGAAAGATTCCAGCATGTTAAACGAAACTGTTCAAGAACCTAAGAAAGTCCCACAAAGTAGGTCAACACCTGTTATGGTGCCAAGAGTGTTTGTAGAGAAGATTGAAGAAGAGGATGAAGGAGAGGAAAAGGAACTAGTAGAATCTGTAATAGAACGGGAACCATCTTTCCCTAAGATGGAGAATGAAGAAATTGATGAAGAAGTAGAACTGGTTAAATCATCAGAGATCATTACACCCACTAGTACCACTGAGGTTGCCCCAGTTGTGCCACCTCAATGTGCTGTCTCAACATATGTCACCCCCAGTCCCCCTGTACTAACTGTACTTCCAGATGGTAGGACATCTGCATATGCAAGTATCATGCAGGCCATCATAGTTCCATCCCTGCAGCCACCCAGCCAACCTGCAACCATCCCTGCATCTACAAATATTTCAACAACACCTTCTACAGCTGGACTTGTTCCTACCACCATGTCCAGACATATTTCAGAGCCAGTTCTGGTGtcaacaacaccatcatccaAGTCAGACACTCAACAAACCACTGAACATCCAGCAGTTTTCTCTCGAGTTGCATCAGTAGAACAACCAGCAAAGGAACCAAGTCCACCCAAGACTCCCACACTTGCTTCTCCGAATAGAGAGCCTTCTCCTGGAGGTCAAATCCAGGATCTTGCCTCTGAGGAGGTCTTTGAGGCTCGGTTCAAGAAACGTGAGTCTTCTCTCACTCGTGGGCTGAAACTTCTTTCATGGCAAAAGACAGAAGAAAAACCCACTATAGCTGCTCCTGAGATTACAGAAGAGATGTATCGGCCTGGACCGGTTGGTGCACCTTTAGAGTTTGTTCATAGAAAACTGGAGGAGAAGTCCAAATCTGTTCAGGATCTCCGTGAAGCAGAAAAAGACCCAGGTTTTATGAGAAGACTGTCTATGCGCCTAAAGAGGTCCCCTTCAATTGAGAGGAATGAGGAAAAGCCAAAAGATGAAGATGTCCCAAGGCGACGTTTATCTTGGGCTTTGGGTCGGAGAGGGTCACAGGACAAAAAGGAAGTTGAGATGATGAGAATGGATGGAGGACCAGAGGCACCTCCAGAGCCAGAGACCAAAAAGCCAAATGAGTCCCCTGTGCTAGCCATGCGTAGAAAGATCAGCAACACAGTGGCCGGCATATCCATGAAGATCAGGAGTCATTCTGAGGAAAGGaaagatgaaaaggaaaagaCAGAAACCAAAAAGACTCCTTTGCTGTCTATACTACGCCGTTCTACCTCAGAGGGAGGCAGTCTGAAGAGGATGGGAATCCCACAGAATCAGCTAGCTTCCCAGTCTGGCAATGGAGCCTCCTCTGAGTCCTTGGATTCCATGTCCAGCATACAGTCAGAGACAGCCATCAAAA GTGCAGAGACTGAGCGAAGGTCACGATGGGATCGATGGGGCCTATCTAGAGGGAGAAGGGATAAGACCATATCCCAGCCAGACTTACCCACTGCTATAGCCAGAGAGAACGGCTCGCTCCGCTCTCGCCAGTATTCCCGGGCAGCCTCAG ACTTCCCTCCAGTATTCCATATCAAACTGAGGGACCATGTTCTGCTTGAGGGAGATCCTGTCACTCTCAGCTGCTTGCCTGCTGGCAGTCCTCACCCACGTATCACATGGATGAAAG ATAAAAAGCAACTGGAGATTGACCCAAGAATGAACGTGATCTCCTGCCCTGATGGGAGACAACTGCTGATGATTATGAAGACCACCAAGAAAGACGCAGGCCTTTATGAATGTGTGGCAACAAACGCATTAGGCTCTATCAGCAGCTCCTGTAAACTCTCTCTTGCCC GTCTGCCAAACCCGCCGGgtacaccagaggttcctcAAAAGTATCAAAACACAGCATTGGTGGTGTGGCGTCCATCAGACACCGTGGCCCCTTGTACTTATTGCCTGGAGCGAAGGACAGAAG gTGAAAGTAACTGGCTGATTGTAGCCACTGGTGTGGCTGACTGTTACTTCAATGTCACAGACCTTCCGTCTGGCGCCACCTACAGGTTCAGAGTGgcttgtgtaaataaagctgGCCAGGGACCATACAGCAATCTGTCTGAGAAAGTCACCCTAGACGCAGCAG CACTTCCAAAATCCACTGGAACTGTCATCGTCAAGACTCTTCCATCAACTGCAGGTCCTGCTGTGGTAACATCCACCATGACTGTACCTCCTATAAAGCTTTCTGGGAGTAAACCTGTACCCAGCTCTTCTACAACTCCAGCTCCTGCTGCACCTCCCGCCAAACCTGCTGCACCTCCCGCCAAACCTGCTCCACCTTCTGCCAAACCTGCTGCACCTCCCGCTAAACCTGCTCCACCTTCTGCCAAACCTGCTGCACCTTCTGCCAAACCTGCTCCAACAACCCCATCTCCTGCTACAACATCCATGTCAGCCTCAATGAATCGTAATGCACCTATAGTATCTCAGGTCCAGCCTTCTGTCCCCAGCACATCTGTCCCCAGCACATCTGTTCCTAGCACACCTGCCCCCAGCACACCAACCCTGGCCAAAGCCAAAACCACTCTCAATATCACAATGTCCAAACCTGCCACTACTACATCTGCTCCTGTCCTCCCTAGCACATCCAAACCATCTCCACCTGTTGTTCTCCCTAAACCACAGACTCCTGTCAATGTGGTTCCACCCATGGCAAAGACTCCTTCAGTGTCTCCACCCCCATTAGTTTCTCCTCCACCCTCCCTTGGTAAACCCATTTCTTCAGTGCCCATGTATGTCCCTGCAACCACAACAGCTCCTGTGACCCCAGTTACCCCCAATACTCCCTCTCCTGCCCTGTCTCCACCTGTAGTGTTGGTTACGAGTCTCACTCCTGTCGGGGAGGGAAGTGCTACTCCAAGCAGGGTGACCCCTAGCGGGAGGGTCACTCCATCAGGGCGTGTCACACCTACAGGGCGGAAAACTCCATTGGGCAAGCCAGGAGAGTCTGCCTTACGGCAGGGTGTACCCCAGAAACCTTATACCTTCATGGATGAGAAGGCCAG AGGCCGTTTTGGAGTCATCCGAGAGTGCAGAGAAAATGCTACAGGCAACCTCTTTATGGCAAAAATCGTTCCATATGAGCCTGAGAACAAGCAGAGTGTTCTACAGGAATATGAAATCCTCAAGGCCTTGCATCATGACAAGATTATGACCCTCCATGAGGCCTATGTCACGCCACGCTACCTTGTGCTCATCTCAGAGTGCTGCACAGGCAAAGAGCTCCTCCACAGCCTGATTGATAG GTTCCGTTACTCTGAAGATGACGTGGTGTCTTATACTGTGCAAATCCTGCAGGGTCTGGACTACCTGCACAGCAGGAGAATCCTGCACCTAGACATCAAGCCTGACAACATTATAGTCACCTACATGAATACGGTCAAAATCATTGACTTTGGCAGTGCTCAGACTTTCAACCCTCTCTTTCTGAAGCAGTTCCACCCTCCTATCGGAACGCTGGAGTACATGT CTCCCGAGATGTTGAAAGGAGACATTGTGGGACCTCCAGCTGACATCTGGAGTGTTGGTGTACTGACATACATCAT GCTCAGTGGAAGGTTGCCTTTCATGGAGAATAATCAAGCGGAGACAGAGGCCAAAATCCAGGCAGCCAAGTTTGACCTCAGCAAGCTATACCAAAATGTGTCCCAAAGTGCCTCTCTGTTCCTTAAGAAGATCCTGTGCAGTTACCcttg GGCGCGTCCCTCCATCAAAGACTGCTTCAACAACTCTTGGCTGCAGGATGCCTATCTGATGCGACTGCGGCGGCAGACACTCACCTTTACCACCACACGTCTCAAGGAGTTTGTGAGCCAGCAGCAGCACATCAGAGCTCATGTGGCTACCAAGCACAAAGTGCTCCTGCGCTCCTACTCTGCCCAAACCCCCACCACACCCACCACGCCTACCATGCCCACCACACCCACCACTATAACCTCTACGCCCTCCACTCCTGTCACTCAATGA